DNA from Mesorhizobium sp. B2-1-1:
ACGCCCTCAAGGCCCCGACCTATGTCGAGGACAAGAACTCCGGCGAAATGCGCCGCCCGCACCATATCGACCTGAAGACCGGCATGTATCGCGGCCGCCAGGTGCTGACGCCCAAGGAAAGCTGAGACCAGCTTTCCTGATGTTTGAGCTAAAAAGACCGGCCGCTGGCCGGTCTTTTTGCGTCTGGCGGGACCGACGACCGACAGCGTAGCTGCGTCTCCAGGCCTTGATCTCCGATCGGCCCGGACGCCGCCTCATCGTGCATCCTCGAGGCATGGCCGATTGCATACCGCACATCGCCTTCGACTCGGTCGACACGACTTTTCCCAATGATCGAACCGTGAGCCCGATGCGCGGCAATCGCCGGAGGCAGCGTCGCTGGTGTTTTTCGCAATCTGTGGGATTGCCATAGACGGTTTCTTATGCGATTTTTGAATTTATAGTCGGAAATCGACACAGATTGGGAATTCGATGTGGGATTTCGTCAGCACAAGTGATCTCGACGATACCGAGCAGGCCGTCCTTTCCCAACTCAAAGTCGATGGGCGGATGTCGAGTGTGGATATCGCCAAGCGCATCGGCGTCACCGAAGCGACGGTGCGGCGGAAAATGGCCCGTGTGCTCGAGGACCCGGATATCTGCATCCAGGCGGTCGTGCGCCCTTTGCGCAGCGATGTCGGCATTGCGGCCATTGTCGGGCTCGACGTCGACCGCGAGCACATCATCAGCGTTGCTCGAAAACTGTCGGAATACTCGTTCGTCGACAGCGTCTACGCCATGACCGGGCCGTTCGACATCATCATCCAGCTCACTTTGCCATCCACGACCAGCCTGCACGATTTCCTCGTCAGTGAACTGGCCAACGTTCCCGGGATCAAGGATTCCGAGAGCTACATGATCGGTCGCGTCTTCAAGCATAGCGGCCGGGCTTACCAGCACAGCAAAACCGAAGAAAAAAGAGGGTAACAATGGGTGAGTTTCTTTCCGCTTCGCGCCGCCGCGTCCTGACCCTTCTTGCCGCCGCGCCGCTCCTCCTGCCGTTCGCTGCCACCGCCCATGCCGATGGGCTGGTCGACCAAATCAAGCAGCGCGGCACCATCCTCGTCGGAACCGAGGCCGCGTTCGAGCCGTTCGAATTCGTCCGCGACGGCCAGATCGTCGGCTATAACAAGGACATTCTCGACTATGTGGTCAGCCAGCTCGGCGTGAAGCTCGACCAGCTCAACCTGCCTTTCCAAGGCTTGCTGCCAGGGCTGCTGGCCAAGAAGTTCGACCTGATGGCGACCTCGACCGGCATCAACGCCGAGCGGGCGGCGAAATACGCCTATACGCGGCCGACCGGTTCGTTCGAGAACGTCGTCGTCGTGCGCGTCGACGAGGAGCGCATCAAGAAGCCGGAGGACATCAACGGCATGGTGGTGGCCACGCAACTCGCCTCCTCCGTGCAGCCCATCATCGAGGCCTATGACAAGGAGCTCAAGGATAAAGGCGGCAAGGGTGTCGGCGAGATGAAGCTGTTCACCTCCTTCCCCGAGACCCATGTCGCTCTGGCCTCCGGCCAGGTCGACGCCATCGTCATCGCCTCGCCTTCGGCGGCCGTTCTGATGAAGAACGTTCCCGATACCTACAAGGTCGTCGGCTCGATCGGCGAATTCTCCTATCTCTCCTGGGTGGTGCGGCCGGAGGACAAGGATCTGCGCGCCTTCATCAACGCCAAAATCGGCGACTTGAAGGACAGCGGCAAGCTGAAGGAGCTTCAGCTCAAATGGTTCGGGTTCGAGATGAAGACGCCCGACGAGGGTTATCTGCCGCCTGGCGCGCTCTAAGCCCCCAACCAGGCGCCCGGCGCTGCCGGACCGGTGGTTCCAGTCATTGGACGCGCCGGTCTCGGATGGCCCGGACGTCCAGGGATCATTCGAGCTGAAAAATGTTCCATTTTTCAAAGACGCTGACCTTCCTGCCGGAATTCCTGGCCGGCGCCGGCATCACGCTGAGCGTCTCGGCGCTGGGGTTTCTGGTGGGGACATTGATCGGCTTCGGCCTGCTCGCATGTGGCAGGTCGCGCTGGCGCGTGATCCGCTGGATCGGCGCGGTCTACACCAGCTTCATCCGAGGCACGCCGCTGATCGTGCAGATCTTCATGGTCTACTACGTGCTGCCGGGCCTCGTCGGTATCGACCTGCCGCCGCTCCTGGCCGGCGTGCTGGCGCTCAGCTTCAACAGCGCGGCCTTCGTCGCCGAAATCCTGCGCGCCGGACTGACGCGCATTCCCGCCGGCCAGTACGAGGCGGCCAAGGCGCTCGGGCTGAAGCCTGCCGTGACCTGGTTCAAGGTCATCCTGCCGCAGCTCTTCCGCGCCATTGTCCCGCCGATGGTCAACGAGTTCACCATGCTGGTGAAGGCATCCTCGATCCTGTCGGTGATCGCGGTGGTGGAACTGACCCGCACCGCGCAGAACATCATGAACGTCACCTACCGGCCGGTCGAGGCCTTCTGCATCGCGGCGGTGCTGTATTTCGTCGTGCTGCTATCATGCAGCCTGCTGACCAGGCATCTGGAACTCAAGGCGCGAGGCGCACGCGCATGAGCTTCGATTTTTCCGTCATAGCGGACAACTGGCAGATCCTCGCCAAGGGCTTCGGCAACACGGTGCTGATGTGCGCTGTCGCATTGCCGTTCGGCTTCGCGCTCGGCACCGTGCTGGCGCTTATCCGGCTGCGCGGCGGGCGGGTGCCGACGGCGATCGTCTCGGCCTATGTCGAAATATTCCGCAATATCCCGTTCCTGATCCAGATATTCCTTTTGTTCTACGCCTTGCCGATGTTCGGTGTCAGGCTCTCGCCCGTGGTCGTTTCGATCGGCGCGCTGTCAGCCTATGCCAGCGCCTATTCGGCCGAGATCATCAGGGGCGCGATCCAGTCGATTTCGTACGGCCAGGTCGAGGCCGGCTACGCGCTGGGGCTGCGCTACCTGACTATCTTCCGTAAGATACTGGTTCCGCAGGTGCTCGGCTACATCCTGCCCGCGGCCACCAATCTCACCATTACGCTGATCAAGGAATCGGCGATCCTGTCGGCGATCACCGTACCGGAACTCACCTACATGGCCCAGAACATCATTGGCCGCACCTTCTCGCCGGTGGAGATCTTCACCGCCATCGCATTGCTGTACTGGGGGCTGACGGCCTTCGTGGCAGCGATCTCGCGCAGCCTGGAGCATAGGCTGCAGCCCCATCTCGCAGCCCGCCGTGGCGCCTGATCCAAAAAAGCTTCAACGCAGAGGAGACCCCATGTCCAAACTCACCACCGCGCCGCGCGATGTCTTCCAGACATTCATGAACTTCCCGATGGTCGAGGACCTCGACACGCTGAAGGCCGATGTCGCCATCATCGGCATGCCCTATGGCGATCCCTACACGATCGACGAGCTGATCAACGACCAGACCAATGCGCCGACCGCGGTGCGGCGCGCCTCGCAGCGGATCAGCCAGGCGCTCGACCGCTATGATTTCGACATCGGTGGGCCAGTCTTCGACGGCAAGGACATCAAGGTGGTAGACGTCGGCGATGTTCCCGGCGCGGCGGCCGATCATGTCGGGCACTACGGCAGAGCCGAAGCGGCGATTCGCAAGATCCGCGCCGCGGGCGCACTGCCGATCACAATCGGCGGCGACCACGGCATTCCGATCCCGATCTTCCGGGCGCTTGACGGCGAGGGTCCGATCACGCTGGTTCAGCTCGATGCCCATCTCGACTGGCGTGACAACGTCAACGGGGTCAAGGAGGGCTATTCCAGCACCATCCGCCGGGCCTCGGAAATGACGCATATCAAGGACATTTTCCAAGTCGGCGTTCGCGGCCAGGGCAGCGCGCGCACCGAGGAGGTCGAGGCCGCCCGCGCCTATGGCGCCAACATCATCACCACCAATGAATGGCAGGACATCGGCACCGCGGCGCTCCTGAAGCGAATTCCCGACGGCGGCCGCTACTATCTCACCATCGATGCCGACGGCCTCGATCCGGCGGTGATGCCGGCGGTCGAGGGGCCACAGCCGGGCGGCGTCAGCTACCGGCAGACGATTGAACTCATCAAGGGGCTGGTCGGCAAAGGAAGGCTGGTCGGCATGGATATCGTCGAGATCGCGCCGGCGCGCGATGTCAACGAGATCACCTCGATGACGGCCGGCCATATCATCCTCAACGTCATCGGCGCGGCCGTGCGCGCCGGCTACTTCAAGCGCTGATCGCGAGCGGGGTGCGCGGTCACGCATCCCGCGGCTCGATTTCAAAGATGTCGGCCGGACAACCGGCTGACATCGTTGTTGCATTCGGTCTTCTAGCGTGTTTGGGGCGTGCTGCGAAAATTCTTGACGGCGTGCCGGTTGCGCACTCTACAAAGGGGTGCCCCCAAATGGAGACGCCAGATGTTCGGTGCCGTCCCGCTGCTGATCGTGCCCTTTGTCCTCTACAATCTCGGGCTGCTCGGAATATTCGGCAGCGGTGACGATCCCTGGGCAAGCGAGGTCTTTTCCGTCGGCATGATGTCCGGCGGGGTGTTCTCGATGACGCTCGGCGACCTTATGGTGCTGATCGGGCTCATCTTCCTCTTCGTCGAGATCGTGAAATCGGCGCGCACTACGAACGCCTCGATCATGGACCATCTGTTGTCGACGCTGGTCTTCGTGGCCTTCCTGGTCGAGTTCCTGCTGGTCAAGGGCGCCGCGCACTCGGTCTTCTTCACGCTGATGATCATCGCGCTGTTCGACGTGCTCGCCGGCTTCTCGGTGTCGATGCGGTCGGCGAGCAGGGATATCAACCTGAATTAGCCTTAGCCCGGATCGGCGGTGAAGCCGGCGGCCTCGATGCCGGTGATGGCGGCGGCTTCGTCATTGTCCGAGCTGTCGCCGGAAATGCCGACGGCGCCTATGATGCTGCCTGCCTTGTCGCGGATCAGCACGCCGCCCACGACCGGCAACACGCGTCCGCCCGAGACGTCGGAGATGCCGGTCATGAGATGCGGGCGCTCCTTGGCGAAGGCCTCGACGCGGCGCGAGCCCATGCCGATGGCGAGCGCGCCATAAGCCTTGCCGGCGGACATTTGCGGGCGCAGGAACGAGGCGCCGTCCTGGCGCTGGAAGGCGACGAGATGGCCGCCGGCGTCGAGCACCGAGACGCCGAGCGGCCTGAGCTTGAGCTCCGCGCCCTTGGCGAAGGCGGCGTCGATGATCTCGAGGGCTTTGTCGAGCGGCAGTGCGGTCATGGCGATCTCCTGTTTGAAACGGATATCATCGGCAGCCAGCCGAACGAGGCAATCCAGGTTCCGGTTGAAATTGCTTCGTGGAAAGCGGGGTGAACGCGCCGATCCGGATCGCGCCTATGCCGCGATCCACCAAATGCGGTCAACGGCCACCGGCTCAGGGCCGGCAACGAAGCAACCGGGAGCGGCGTGCTACTTCTTCTTGGCGCGGGCGGGCTTCTTGGCGGGCACTGCCGGCGCGTTGGCAAGGTCTTCGGCTTCCTTGGCCAGCCGCAGCGCCCGCAGCTTGTCGGTCTTGACCTTGCGGGCATCGCTCTCGGCGACATACTCGGCCATCGCCTTCTGTCGGACCGTGGCCGCTTCCTCCTGCTTCTTGAAGCGCAGATCGGCGCGCGCGCGGGCAGTATCCCTAGAGTTCTCAACCAAGAGTCTGTTCCAATCTCGTGACGTGATTTTCGGCCTCTTGTAGCAGAGCCGGCCATTCAACGGGGAAAATAGTTGGTCACGCGGCCGGATTGGCGCCGAGAGCCTTGCTGGCGAGCACGGCCTCATAGGCGGCCTTCAGGGTCGCGCGTACAGAGGGGCCGGACGCTGCATCGAGGGGCGTGCCGAGATGCTCGTGGCGCAACTCATCCATGAATTTCTCCCATAGCGGCGGCCCGCCCTTTTCCAGAAGCTCGGCCCGGATCGACAATTCCTCGCTGACCGGCAGCCAGACGCGGCCCCAGGCGCCGAGATGGGCCAGGATCGGCACCAGGGTGATCGCCATTTCGGTCAGGCTGTAGATCGCCTTCTGCTTGTGCGAAGGATCGTCGGCCTTGGTCAGCATGCCCAGATCCATCAGCCGCTTCAGCCGGTCGGCCAGTATGTTGGAAGCAATGCCTTCCATCGACCCGTTGAGCAACTCGCGAAAATGGCGCCTGCCGCCAAAAATCATGTCGCGAAGGATGATCAGGCTCCAGCGGTCGCCGAACACTTCCAGCGAGAGATTGATCGGGCAACCCGAGCGGCGATCGATGTTCATTCGACTTCTCCAAAACCGGTTGCATTATTGTATCGGTTTTATTATGGTGCAACCGATTGCAGAATGCAAGCAGATGAGGAGGCCACGCGATGACGAAGACTGGACGCCCCACTATCATATCCGAAGCCTTTGGCGACCCCGCCGACCCCGCTCTGCTGCTGATCATGGGAGCGATGGCCTCAATGCTGTGGTGGCCGGAGGCGTTTTGCCGGAAACTCGCCGCCGCGGGACTGTTCGTAATCCGCTATGATAATCGAGATACCGGCCGCTCGACCAAATATCCGCCGGGAGAGCCGCCCTACACGTTCGACGACATGGCCGACGATGCGATCGGCGTTCTCGACAGCCACGGCCTCGACAAGGCGCATATCGCCGGCATGTCGATGGGCGGCATGATCACGCAGCTCGTGGTGCTCAAGCATCCGTCCCGCGTCGCGTCGCTGACCGTGATCAGCAGCTCGCCGATGGGAGTGGACACCTCGAACCTGCCGCAGACCAGCGATGCCTATATCAAACATTCGGCTGAAGGCGCGCACATTGACTGGTCGGATCGCCGCCAGGTCATGGACTTCATGATCAAAGATGCCAAGGCGATCGCCAGCACAGCGCATCCCTTCGACGAGGGCCGCATGAGAGCCTTCATCGAGCGGGACTATGATCGCTCCGGCGGCCTGCTCAGCGCGACCAATCATTTCCTGCTCAAGGGCGATAGTGATCGATGGAGGGGCCGACTGCACGAGATGAACGCGCCGCTGCTGGTAATCCATGGTACGGCCGATCCCATCTTTCCGGTCGAGCATGGCGAAGCGCTGGCCGGGGCGGTCGCCGGCGCGAAACTCCTCCGGGTTGAAGGCGGTGGCCACGAACTGCATCCGGACGATTGGGATGTGATCGTCACCGGCATCGTTGCTCATATCCGGGCCGATTGGCACTCAAAGCGCGGTCCTGACGCCACAAGTTTGGGCAATAGTTAAGTAAACATTTCGGTACTAGACGACGTGAACCCCGAGACAGGTGAGCAAAAATGTCCCTGACGCTTCACTATCATCCGCTGGCCTCGTTTTGCTGGAAGCCGCTGATCGCGCTCTACGAGAACGGCACGCCGTTCGCGTCCGTCATCGTCGATCTCGGCGACGAGCAGTCGCGAGCGGCCTTCCTGAAGATAGCGCCCTGGGGCAAGATGCCCGCTTTGCGTGACGATGCGCGCGACCGCACCGTGCTGGAGTCGACCCTCGTCATCGAGTATCTGGCCGCGCACTATCCCGGACCGGTCGACCTCGTCCCCGCCGATATCGACCTCGCAATCGCGGTTCGCCAGGCCGATCGCTTTTACGATCTCTATGTGCAGGAACCGATGCAGAAGATCGTCGGGGACCGGCTGCGCCCGGAACGTAGGACCGATCCGTTCGGCGTCGAACAGGCGCGCGACCAGTTGCGCAATTCCTATGCGATCATCGAGCAGGAGATGGCGTCGAGGAACTGGGCTGTGGGCGACGCCTTCACCATGGCCGATTGCGCGGCCTCGCCGGCCCTGTTCTACGCCAACAAGGTCGAGCCATTCGGCGACAGATATCCTGCCGTGAGTCGCTACCATGACCGGCTGTTGCAGCGGCCGGCCTTCGCCCAGGTGATTGAGGAGGCGCAGCCCTATTTCAAGCTCTTCCCCTATAATGATGGCTGATCGTGGTGCGTGACCGGTCGTTTGAACAGGAACGATCAAGTCTCCCAAAATTGGTCGAGCCAGATGTTGAGTTTCAGGAAGCCGGCATTGCTCACCGTATAGACGCGCCGCGTGCCTTCGGCCTTGGCGTGGACAAGGCCGGCATCGAGCAACACCTTCAGATGCTGCGATACGGCCGGACGTGAGACCGGCAGCCCGGCTGCCAGTTGATTGACGGTTTTGGGACCGCGTCGAAGTTCTTCCAGGAGATGGCGCCGGTTGGGATCGGCGATCGCCATGAAGGCGTCGGAAAGCATCATGCCTCATTTGTGGGGCAAAGTTCTTCGAATCTCAACCGTTTGCTTCTGCTTTTCTTCGTGGGTCAAGCCGCAATGCTTCCGGCGTCACCGAACGGTCGGCGGGCTGCGTCTTGAAGGCGTCGCGGTCCTCGATCGGCACCGGCGCGCGGCGGCTGATGCGCAGCAGCGTGTAGCCTGCCAGGGAAAGATGCGCGAAGGCGGTCGCCAGAAACAGGCCCTCCGGACGCATCCAGCCCATCAGGGCGGCCGCCAGCAAGGGTCCGATCATGGTGCCGAAGCCATAGAGCAGCAGCAGGCCGCCCGAAACCTTGACGAAGTCCTCGGCACTGGCGTGGTCGTTGGCATGCGCCACGGCGATCGAATAGAGCGTATAGGCGAAAGCACCGTAGGCGGCGGTGAAGACGATGACGAAGACGCCGGAGCGCGGCTCGAACAGGAAGATCAAGAGCGCGAACAGCGCAGCGCCGAAAGCGGCACCCGCCAGCACGAAGCGCCGGTCGGTCTTGTCGGAGAAACGCCCGGCCGGAAGCTGCATGGCGGCACCCGCCACCACCACCAGGCTCATCATCAAGGCGATCTCAGCGGTGGAGATGCCGATGCGGGCGCCATAGACGGCGCCAAGCGTGCCCCATGCGCCGTTGGCGATGCCGATGAGGACGCAAGCGATGGCCGAGACCGGCGAGTTGGCGTAGAGCCCCTTGACGTCGAGCTTGACGTCCTGGAGCGGCTTGGGGTGCGAGGCGGTCGATACCGCGGTCGGGATCAGTGACAGGCAGAACAGGATGCCGGTGATCATGAAGAGTGAGGCCGATTTCACGTCGCCGCCGGCGACGATCATCTGCCCGCCCATGATCGAGGCATAGGTGACCATCATATAGAGGCCGAAAACGGTGCCGCGATTCTCGTTGGTGGCCTTTTCGTTCAGCCAGCTTTCGATGACCATGAAGGCGCCGGCCATGGTGAAGCCGGTGAAGGCGCGCAACAGGATCCAGACATATTCGTCGATGACCAGTCCGGTGAGCAGCGCAACGATGGCGCCGGACGCGGCGAAGGCGCCGAAGGCGCGCACGTGGCCGGCACGGCGCACGATACGTGGTGCAAAGAAGCAGCCGGTGACGAAGCCGCCGGCCCAGGCTGTGCCCATCAGGCCAAGCGATGCGGTGGAGAAGCCTTCCA
Protein-coding regions in this window:
- a CDS encoding MFS transporter, yielding MLAAYRPILSLLRGTAFLLAASGLHGLLLPLRGQVEGFSTASLGLMGTAWAGGFVTGCFFAPRIVRRAGHVRAFGAFAASGAIVALLTGLVIDEYVWILLRAFTGFTMAGAFMVIESWLNEKATNENRGTVFGLYMMVTYASIMGGQMIVAGGDVKSASLFMITGILFCLSLIPTAVSTASHPKPLQDVKLDVKGLYANSPVSAIACVLIGIANGAWGTLGAVYGARIGISTAEIALMMSLVVVAGAAMQLPAGRFSDKTDRRFVLAGAAFGAALFALLIFLFEPRSGVFVIVFTAAYGAFAYTLYSIAVAHANDHASAEDFVKVSGGLLLLYGFGTMIGPLLAAALMGWMRPEGLFLATAFAHLSLAGYTLLRISRRAPVPIEDRDAFKTQPADRSVTPEALRLDPRRKAEANG
- a CDS encoding amino acid ABC transporter permease, which translates into the protein MSFDFSVIADNWQILAKGFGNTVLMCAVALPFGFALGTVLALIRLRGGRVPTAIVSAYVEIFRNIPFLIQIFLLFYALPMFGVRLSPVVVSIGALSAYASAYSAEIIRGAIQSISYGQVEAGYALGLRYLTIFRKILVPQVLGYILPAATNLTITLIKESAILSAITVPELTYMAQNIIGRTFSPVEIFTAIALLYWGLTAFVAAISRSLEHRLQPHLAARRGA
- a CDS encoding ArsR/SmtB family transcription factor, whose protein sequence is MMLSDAFMAIADPNRRHLLEELRRGPKTVNQLAAGLPVSRPAVSQHLKVLLDAGLVHAKAEGTRRVYTVSNAGFLKLNIWLDQFWET
- a CDS encoding alpha/beta fold hydrolase, with product MTKTGRPTIISEAFGDPADPALLLIMGAMASMLWWPEAFCRKLAAAGLFVIRYDNRDTGRSTKYPPGEPPYTFDDMADDAIGVLDSHGLDKAHIAGMSMGGMITQLVVLKHPSRVASLTVISSSPMGVDTSNLPQTSDAYIKHSAEGAHIDWSDRRQVMDFMIKDAKAIASTAHPFDEGRMRAFIERDYDRSGGLLSATNHFLLKGDSDRWRGRLHEMNAPLLVIHGTADPIFPVEHGEALAGAVAGAKLLRVEGGGHELHPDDWDVIVTGIVAHIRADWHSKRGPDATSLGNS
- a CDS encoding agmatinase; the protein is MSKLTTAPRDVFQTFMNFPMVEDLDTLKADVAIIGMPYGDPYTIDELINDQTNAPTAVRRASQRISQALDRYDFDIGGPVFDGKDIKVVDVGDVPGAAADHVGHYGRAEAAIRKIRAAGALPITIGGDHGIPIPIFRALDGEGPITLVQLDAHLDWRDNVNGVKEGYSSTIRRASEMTHIKDIFQVGVRGQGSARTEEVEAARAYGANIITTNEWQDIGTAALLKRIPDGGRYYLTIDADGLDPAVMPAVEGPQPGGVSYRQTIELIKGLVGKGRLVGMDIVEIAPARDVNEITSMTAGHIILNVIGAAVRAGYFKR
- a CDS encoding Lrp/AsnC family transcriptional regulator, which encodes MWDFVSTSDLDDTEQAVLSQLKVDGRMSSVDIAKRIGVTEATVRRKMARVLEDPDICIQAVVRPLRSDVGIAAIVGLDVDREHIISVARKLSEYSFVDSVYAMTGPFDIIIQLTLPSTTSLHDFLVSELANVPGIKDSESYMIGRVFKHSGRAYQHSKTEEKRG
- a CDS encoding winged helix-turn-helix transcriptional regulator; translation: MNIDRRSGCPINLSLEVFGDRWSLIILRDMIFGGRRHFRELLNGSMEGIASNILADRLKRLMDLGMLTKADDPSHKQKAIYSLTEMAITLVPILAHLGAWGRVWLPVSEELSIRAELLEKGGPPLWEKFMDELRHEHLGTPLDAASGPSVRATLKAAYEAVLASKALGANPAA
- a CDS encoding GlcG/HbpS family heme-binding protein gives rise to the protein MTALPLDKALEIIDAAFAKGAELKLRPLGVSVLDAGGHLVAFQRQDGASFLRPQMSAGKAYGALAIGMGSRRVEAFAKERPHLMTGISDVSGGRVLPVVGGVLIRDKAGSIIGAVGISGDSSDNDEAAAITGIEAAGFTADPG
- a CDS encoding glutathione S-transferase family protein; this encodes MSLTLHYHPLASFCWKPLIALYENGTPFASVIVDLGDEQSRAAFLKIAPWGKMPALRDDARDRTVLESTLVIEYLAAHYPGPVDLVPADIDLAIAVRQADRFYDLYVQEPMQKIVGDRLRPERRTDPFGVEQARDQLRNSYAIIEQEMASRNWAVGDAFTMADCAASPALFYANKVEPFGDRYPAVSRYHDRLLQRPAFAQVIEEAQPYFKLFPYNDG
- a CDS encoding amino acid ABC transporter permease is translated as MFHFSKTLTFLPEFLAGAGITLSVSALGFLVGTLIGFGLLACGRSRWRVIRWIGAVYTSFIRGTPLIVQIFMVYYVLPGLVGIDLPPLLAGVLALSFNSAAFVAEILRAGLTRIPAGQYEAAKALGLKPAVTWFKVILPQLFRAIVPPMVNEFTMLVKASSILSVIAVVELTRTAQNIMNVTYRPVEAFCIAAVLYFVVLLSCSLLTRHLELKARGARA
- the rpmF gene encoding 50S ribosomal protein L32, translated to MAVPKRKTSPSKRGMRRSADALKAPTYVEDKNSGEMRRPHHIDLKTGMYRGRQVLTPKES
- a CDS encoding transporter substrate-binding domain-containing protein; the protein is MGEFLSASRRRVLTLLAAAPLLLPFAATAHADGLVDQIKQRGTILVGTEAAFEPFEFVRDGQIVGYNKDILDYVVSQLGVKLDQLNLPFQGLLPGLLAKKFDLMATSTGINAERAAKYAYTRPTGSFENVVVVRVDEERIKKPEDINGMVVATQLASSVQPIIEAYDKELKDKGGKGVGEMKLFTSFPETHVALASGQVDAIVIASPSAAVLMKNVPDTYKVVGSIGEFSYLSWVVRPEDKDLRAFINAKIGDLKDSGKLKELQLKWFGFEMKTPDEGYLPPGAL